A section of the Manis javanica isolate MJ-LG unplaced genomic scaffold, MJ_LKY HiC_scaffold_25, whole genome shotgun sequence genome encodes:
- the MS4A18 gene encoding membrane-spanning 4-domains subfamily A member 18 translates to MPGVIAPGNVHVAQPWNSAAPGSRGQPLGVSTYSTSGVTICDTGRGNLQTPLMMIQNPAELRDVQSQPVVLQNPAGVAHWQPPHGVIQYPLGTADLQTLPGDPQNPQQFIPVQMQTSNQPQWNMSFGSFSTFDPKKFINEEVRTLGAIQILIGLTHIFSAINPLLYHSLSTTGISGYPLWGGVSFIASGALSVCAEKNPSPCMVNASIGMNIVSSILALIGVFILIADLILPLTIYVKAISGGLLPFALLEFCLTCTASHFGCQAACWNQSENMLAFPTIFNANPANATTGPGNNTTTCPASTTTGPVNATTKLANSPASSSIPTHPTNTPMVTPQPHSCEGVGGIAQK, encoded by the exons ATGCCCGGTGTTATTGCCCCAGGTAACGTCCATGTCGCTCAGCCCTGGAACTCTGCGGCTCCTGGAAGCCGTGGGCAGCCTTTGGGTGTGTCCACTTACTCAACCTCAGGAGTGACCATATGTGATACAGGAAGAGGGAACTTACAGACCCCACTCATGATGATCCAGAATCCAGCGGAACTGAGAGATGTACAGAGTCAGCCCGTTGTGCTCCAGAATCCGGCGGGAGTGGCCCATTGGCAGCCCCCACACGGCGTGATCCAGTACCCCCTTGGAACTGCGGATCTCCAGACCTTGCCTGGGGACCCTCAGAATCCCCAACAATTCATCCCTGTGCAGATGCAAACCTCAAACCAGCCTCAATGGAACATGTCGTTTGGATCCTTTTCTACATTTGATCCCAAGAAATTCATAAATGAGGAAGTCAGAACATTAGGG GCCATCCAGATCCTCATCGGCCTGACACATATCTTCTCTGCAATCAATCCTTTGCTGTATCACAGCTTGTCCACCACCGGGATATCAGGGTACCCGCTCTGGGGAGGAGTATCC TTTATTGCATCTGGAGCCCTCTCGGTGTGTGCTGAAAAGAACCCCAGCCCTTGTATG gtGAATGCCAGCATCGGCATGAACATCGTCAGCTCCATCCTCGCCCTGATCGGAGTCTTCATTCTCATCGCAGATTTGATCTTGCCCCTGACG ATTTATGTGAAGGCGATTTCTGGTGGTCTCCTCCCCTTTGCCCTCCTGGAGTTCTGCCTCACGTGCACGGCCTCACATTTTGGATGCCAGGCTGCCTGCTGGAACCAGTCTGAG AACATGCTGGCATTTCCAACCATATTCAATGCCAACCCAGCCAATGCTACCACAGGCCCCGGCAACAACACTACCACCTGCCCAGCCAGTACTACCACTGGCCCTGTCAACGCTACCACCAAACTGGCCAACAGTCCTGCAAGCTCCTCCATCCCTACCCACCCCACCAACACTCCGATGGTAACACCCCAGCCACATTCCTGTGAGGGTGTAGGTGGCATTGCCCAGAAGTAG